Proteins encoded in a region of the Zea mays cultivar B73 chromosome 4, Zm-B73-REFERENCE-NAM-5.0, whole genome shotgun sequence genome:
- the LOC542694 gene encoding thioesterase family protein, with the protein MAASDDHDPKALLQVRVSDEDGALVDALNRRAAVSAAAPSFFEGFALHGIRVESIRPGHILCSFTVPARLTSGSDHIAPGAVVALVDEIGSAASVSDGHHLKVSVDMSVNFVDLDAAAPGDALRITARALGHKGAYSGTHVIVANAATGLVVAEGRHSLFGKMKIRSNI; encoded by the coding sequence ATGGCCGCTTCTGATGACCATGACCCGAAGGCGCTGCTGCAGGTAAGGGTGAGCGATGAGGATGGTGCGCTGGTGGACGCGCTCAACCGTCGAGCTGCTGTTTCTGCCGCCGCCCCCAGCTTCTTCGAGGGGTTCGCGCTCCACGGGATCCGCGTGGAGAGCATCCGCCCAGGCCACATCCTCTGCTCCTTCACGGTCCCCGCACGCCTCACCTCCGGCAGCGATCACATAGCCCCCggcgccgtggtggccctggtgGACGAGATCGGCTCCGCCGCCTCCGTGTCCGACGGCCACCACCTCAAGGTCTCCGTCGACATGTCCGTCAACTTCGTTGACCTCGACGCCGCCGCGCCCGGGGACGCCCTCCGCATCACCGCCAGGGCGCTCGGCCACAAGGGCGCCTACTCCGGCACGCACGTCATCGTCGCCAACGCCGCCACGGGGCTGGTGGTCGCCGAGGGGAGGCACTCGCTCTTCGGCAAGATGAAGATCAGGAGCAACATCTGA
- the LOC542748 gene encoding Mitochondrial uncoupling protein 1 has product MPGDHGSKGDISFAGRFTASAIAACFAEICTIPLDTAKVRLQLQKNVVAAAASGDAAPALPKYRGLLGTAATIAREEGAAALWKGIVPGLHRQCIYGGLRIGLYEPVKSFYVGKDHVGDVPLSKKIAAGFTTGAIAISIANPTDLVKVRLQAEGKLAPGVPRRYTGAMDAYSKIARQEGVAALWTGLGPNVARNAIINAAELASYDQVKQSILKLPGFKDDVVTHLFAGLGAGFFAVCVGSPVDVVKSRMMGDSAYKSTLDCFVKTLKNDGPLAFYKGFLPNFARLGSWNVIMFLTLEQVQKLFVRKATS; this is encoded by the exons ATGCCAGGGGACCACGGCTCCAAGGGCGACATCTCCTTCGCCGGACGCTTCACGGCCAGCGCCATCGCAGCATGCTTCGCAGAG ATATGTACCATCCCGCTCGACACGGCCAAGGTCAGGCTCCAGCTGCAGAAGaacgtcgtcgccgccgccgcctccggggACGCCGCGCCAGCGCTTCCCAAGTACCGCGGCCTGCTCGGAACTGCCGCCACCATCGCTAGGGAGGAAGGGGCCGCAGCGCTCTGGAAGGGCATCGTCCCGGGCCTCCACCGACAGTGCATCTACGGGGGGCTCCGCATTGGCCTCTACGAGCCT GTCAAATCCTTCTACGTCGGCAAAGACCACGTTGGGGATGTCCCTTTGTCCAAGAAGATAGCCGCCGGCTTCACAACTG GTGCCATCGCTATCAGCATCGCCAACCCTACTGACCTTGTCAAGGTCAGGCTCCAGGCCGAGGGCAAGCTTGCGCCTGGTGTGCCACGCCGCTACACTGGCGCAATGGATGCTTATTCCAAGATTGCTAGACAG GAAGGGGTTGCCGCTCTGTGGACTGGCCTTGGACCAAATGTAGCGCGGAATGCTATCATCAATGCTGCTGAGTTGGCCAGTTATGATCAAGTCAAGCAG TCAATTTTGAAACTCCCTGGGTTCAAAGATGATGTGGTCACCCACCTTTTTGCTGGTCTTGGTGCTGGCTTCTTTGCTGTTTGTGTTGGTTCCCCAGTTGATGTG GTTAAGTCGAGAATGATGGGTGACTCAGCCTACAAAAGCACTCTCGATTGTTTTGTGAAGACGCTAAAGAATGAT GGCCCTTTGGCATTTTACAAAGGCTTCCTGCCAAACTTTGCAAGACTGGGATCTTGGAATGTGATTATGTTCTTGACATTGGAGCAG GTTCAAAAGCTGTTTGTGAGGAAAGCGACAAGCTGA